From a region of the Myxococcus stipitatus genome:
- a CDS encoding outer membrane beta-barrel protein, translated as MELPTWRTGILAATLWAVPSLAQDTSRKQQQAAPGFGAPGLTVRSGLSTYTGHLGAQTGLGTFFGLQADAQVLRALGVEAGYEGSANGFEDLPNATLWRHNLSAVAKLGPTVRERWKPFLGAGVGVSYLDPTSGANASGFDDTFIAEFPLTAGLEYRFSGVTAGARATFRVLTGGDWAPRDEDDGNLFNAGLSLGGRF; from the coding sequence ATGGAACTCCCGACGTGGCGGACAGGCATCCTGGCGGCGACCCTGTGGGCCGTCCCCTCGCTCGCCCAGGACACCTCTCGAAAGCAACAGCAGGCGGCCCCCGGCTTCGGCGCCCCCGGCCTCACCGTGCGCAGCGGCCTGTCCACCTACACCGGCCACCTGGGCGCGCAGACGGGACTGGGGACCTTCTTCGGCCTCCAGGCCGACGCCCAGGTGCTGCGCGCGCTCGGCGTCGAGGCGGGCTACGAGGGCTCCGCCAACGGCTTCGAGGACCTCCCGAACGCCACGCTGTGGCGACACAACCTCAGCGCCGTCGCCAAGCTGGGGCCCACCGTCCGCGAGCGCTGGAAGCCCTTCCTGGGCGCGGGCGTGGGCGTCAGCTACCTGGACCCGACCTCCGGAGCCAACGCCAGCGGCTTCGACGACACCTTCATCGCCGAGTTCCCCCTCACCGCCGGACTCGAGTACCGCTTCAGCGGCGTGACGGCCGGGGCGCGGGCCACCTTCCGCGTCCTGACGGGCGGCGACTGGGCGCCCCGCGACGAGGACGACGGGAACCTCTTCAACGCGGGCCTGAGCCTGGGAGGCCGCTTCTGA
- a CDS encoding DUF2934 domain-containing protein produces the protein MATPSPKAHLLHEQIARRAYEIYLSRGGTHGNAEQDWHQAERELKLGRQ, from the coding sequence GTGGCGACGCCCTCGCCGAAGGCGCACCTGCTCCACGAGCAGATTGCCCGCCGGGCCTACGAAATCTACCTGTCCCGGGGCGGCACCCACGGCAACGCCGAGCAGGACTGGCACCAGGCCGAGCGCGAGCTGAAGCTCGGCCGCCAGTAG